DNA sequence from the Armigeres subalbatus isolate Guangzhou_Male chromosome 1, GZ_Asu_2, whole genome shotgun sequence genome:
TCTTCGGCAGCACCGCGTGGGTTCACACACCGAAACAAAAACGAAAGAAGCTCAGTGTAACAGCTCAAAAGCTAACGTTCGTAGGCTATTCTGCAGAACATAAGGCCTACAGGTTCCTAGACCGATCAACGAGGAAAATCATCATAAGTCGCGATGCAAGATTCGTAGAAGAAATACCCGTAGCCAGTGGTCCGGAAAATACACCGAGCAATGAGGAAGGCGACACTGTCGAATTCGAGTTCCACCAGCGAAATCTACCAAAAACGCCCATCGTTGCAGACGATGCCGATATAGAGGCCATTGAATATACGACGGAAGGGTCAGACGACAGTTTCCATGGATTCAGCGACGATGATCTTACGCTGGGAGAAGAAGTGGATCAACCAACAAGATGTTCCGAACGTTCCACTAAGGGGAAACCACCAGCGAGATACGCTGACCTAATGGGTGCAACGTTCCACAGCATCGACGAACCCAGAAGTTATAACGAAGCGGTGAATAGTCACGACAAGTCAGCCTGGCAAGCAGCGATGGAACAGGAAATGGCTTCTCTCAACGAGCATCAAACGTGGGATCTAGTCCGACTTCCTCCGGGTAAGAAGGCTATAGGATGTAGATGGACCTACAAGAAAAAGGAAAACGAAACCGGACAACCCGTGCGGTATAAGGCGAGGCTCGTTGCACAGGGGTTCTCGCAACAATACGGCAGTGATTTCGACGAGGTGTTCGCTCCCGTTGTCAAGCAATCGACGCTACGAACGATGCTAACGATAGCGAGCAGAGAAGGTATGCTGGTTAAACATCTCGACATAAAAACAGCGTACTTGTATGCCGAGCTTAAAGAGGACATATATATGAAGCAGCCACCGGGATTCGCTGTGGACAACGGGCAGGTGTGCCGCCTCAGGCGAAGCATATATGGCCTCAAACAGTCGGCTCGAGTTTGGAATGAGAAGATAGACAGCGTGCTTCAACAGATGCAGTTTCGAGCAGCCGATGCAGATTCTTGCCTATATGTTCGTCAACGGAACGGAAAGTTAACGTTCATTTTAATCTATGTCGATGACATCGTCGTGTTTTGTCATTCAGAGCGTGAGTTTCAGGAGATCTGCAGCGTACTTCAGAAGCAGTTTAAGCTATCCAGTCTTGGCGAGTTGCGGCAGTTTCTCGGCATTCACGTGGAGAAAGTCGGAGATCACTACACACTCAATCAGCAGAAGTATATCGAGAAGCTCGTAACTAGATTCGGACACGAGGATGCGAAAGATTCCAAAATCCCCCTTGACCCGGCTTACGTGAAACAAAAGGAGGAGGAGGAGCTACCTAACAATACTTCCTACCGTAGCTTGGTTGGTAGTTTGTTGTATGTCGCGGTCAATACGCGTCCGGATATTTGCGTCAGCACGTCACTACTGGGTCGCAAAGTGACAAAGCCAACCAACCGCGATTGGACCGAAGCCAAACGCGTTTTAAGATACCTTAAAGGAACGAAGGATCTCCGGTTGCACCTAGGCGGAGGAAGCGGAGGTCTTGAATGTTACGTCGACGCCGACTGGGCAAGCAACGAAGGAGACAGAAAATCGAACTCCGGTTTCCTCATCAAGTACGGCGGCGGATTGGTGAATTGGGGTACGCATAAGCAATCATGCGTTGCGCTATCGTCGACAGAAGCGGAATTTATTGCTCTAGCGAAAGGATGTCAGGAACTTTTGTGGCATCTGAAGCTCTTGAAGGACATCAACGAGAAGCAGCTTACGCCGATCCCTGTGTGGGAAGACAACCAGTCTTGTATCAAACTGGTGGAGTCAGACCGCATTGGGAAGCGATCGAAACATATCGATACCAAACATGCCTTCGCTAAAGATCTGCAGAAACGTGAAGTCATCGATTTGAAGTACATTCCTACATTCGATATGGAAGCGGATATGATGACCAAACCTTTGGAGCGCATCAAGTTAGAGAAACACCGGAATGCGATAGGCATCAGATCCATTGCCAATACCGTCTTCGTTGAGGAGGAGTGTTAGACTCTTGTCATTTCAATTACAACAAAGACAGCATTATATTTACTTCAGTGTATCATTTATTCTCTTTGCACTCTTTGTTTCACACACATCCACACAATTACTGTAGATCACAACAATATAATTAAATAAACTTCCATTCCGAGTTAATCGGTTAACTGTACCACACGTCATTATCTTTTCTCCATACTGCGCGTATCACAACATTTAGCAGCAAATTAATTAattcaaaaaagaaaatagggagcgggaccatttgctttgaaaaattctaactaatttagtattttttaatatattcctaaagaatttccgagggaatactcaaaagaatttacaaagaaatccctgattgatttcccgaataaattcctagatttcaccaaaaatagcttcggaaattctccaggaattctttcgaagatggcaaaacgttttttgcgGAACAACGATTCATTATCTTTCACTACctacattttcaatagatttgattggtatatttattaaaacatttttaatgattttttttcatcttttgaaaaaaaatttactcgTGATCACCtggtattgaaatttccctgattatgtcaggaattctctgataattccaggcagtgttgtaaaatgtcatttgcattcgtttgtataattttcccagaacttttttctgaAGGTAGCCATCATTCCTgaggtatgacgaacttatagcgcttaaatgtgcctacaactttgtctaataagacattgctgtaaatatgtaatctgaggcgtgggaggcaaaatgtcattcaaatgacacgtgacattttggagagttttcactatccagcctcatatgttatatttagggcaatgtacccttggacaaaaatatagccctactcaagcgttatgagtacatctaaaattatgaaataaatttggcttctgaagaaagttatgaacaaattagtcaaatgacatgcagatgacattttacaagcctgattccaggtattttccagattgggagaaattccctgataattccaggttttgccaggtagtagacaccctgaaCCAGCAAACTAAAATTGAATTCAACGGTCGCAAACTAATTGTTGAATGATAAAGCTTGTTGTCTGAATAGACTATTAAGGGGAATATCGATATCAACTTGCTTTACAAACTGCCAACTCAATCTGAATAGCTTATACTTTCGTGTTCTATGAGGAGAACTCCACCCCTGGTCTTGGGAGTTTCGGATCCATCAATTACAATTTATGTGTCTGCTCATCATAGTATTCAAATTTTCCTaaaaattgcaacaaatttaTCGCCTTTGTTACGGGTAACCTTTTTGCCTTCTTCGCTACTGTCCAACAACTTTTCCGACAGTACATCTCCTTTCACTTCGTCATCCGTTAATCGTACGAAAGCCGGATGCTGCTCGATATGCTTGCACATCCATTCGTGCAAATCTTTCACATCTGTGATTGTATAAATCAAACCTCCTTGTCGCAATACATAACTGTACTCACTGAGAAGTGCCGAATTGATGATCCTCCATTTGTGCTTGGCTTTTTTGAAGTGTGGATCCGGATACAGGAAAAACATTTTCTCCAACTGTCCCTTGCGGAAAAAATTGGTCAGATACTTCATCGCGTTCGTGCGGATGCAGGCAATGTTTTGGTATTGGCCTTCGTTCAGCTTCCGCAAAGCCAGCACCCGGTCCATTACGTAGTCGGACACTTTCACTCGTATTTCCATCCCAACTGCAATTTTTTCAGGATACATTTCCCCCAGTGTCACCAAGAATCCACCGTAACCGCAGCCGATGTCAGCGAATTCCACCAAGCGATCTCCTATTGTGGGATAGTGCTGAGACCAGTCGTAATCATCTGGATGGGCTGGACTGTCGAATGAATGATAACATGTTGTAATATTGATAGTAAGCACAATAGTCAAAATCGAATCATATGCAATAACGCTAATGCTTTTGGCAGAGTTCAATTCACGTTCAAGTCAAGCAACTTCTTCAATTCACTTGCCAAACCTAAACTTAGTATAATAGACTATGACTTGAATAACCTGTATTTTGTTTTTCGATCGACAAGAGAATTAGGTATAATAAAATCATACATTCCTTTTtgctatttaaaaataatttaatcggCAACATACATTCTGGTCCAGGGTCCCAGCGCAACAAATTTCCATTACTCTTTGTGATTACTGCTAATATGTAATGTTTAAAACCAACGGTAGATTTTACATGGTTGCTAAAACATTACTAGATCTTCAGGCACACTCGAGAATTGGGGATGCAGCTTGCTAAAGCTATAGAATTACTTTAAGTGTATAGGGgcaatgacggctttggcaggttttgttctgttatgttcagggggggtttttgttgaccaaattttatgaaatttggccattatattctttgatatacaaagaatgtttaggccaaatttgagcatgattagttatagaaaaccccgaCAGGGTAAGGGTAAGGAGGTCTTGACTGTGCCAAGAGCAATGTCGGAAATTATTTGCCTACAACGAATTGTAATTATTGTAATACTTACTAATCAAAGGTATGGTCCGCGATCGGATTCGAGTGCGCTCGTTGCCGATAGAACCGCTTCTGCGGAAGTTTAGTGGGCGCTGATGGGGAAATCGAAGAAGGCGCTACCCCTACTTGGtccattttaattttgaaactgaATTGTCACACTCCTTGAAGAGTTTACAATAAATAATATATCGTGTTTTTTAGCAAACGCAGGAAAAGCAACTTACCAATGAAATAGGAATTCACATCACATCGAAACTGTAATCAATTTCCGTCCGCGTGtggttgtttatttttattttcttttgtttACTTGTTTACTATCACGCGCTTTTGACCAGAGgagcgacatccaattttttttactatggattttgacaggtttgcctgttcgttcttttttggaggataaatttatcccccagtgtcaaatgaccccaatactgatttattttgcaatagtatgtgcgtgaattttgaatgtttacgtttttacaggggaatatgatgcaaaacgcccataccactcaataatgcaacatgatacaatcatgagaaaatagagaaaaaattaacgaaatatcaattaaaacaattttatacttgattccatgcttcaaacttaagaatgttcaacttatttgctcaattatttAGAATGCTAGTTTCACAAGAtactagtgctgtccaatgagcagctcgaagtagctcgaagttcgtcccatccctctcatgcccatttgttaacaaaaaagaacgagaaggacgggaacaacttcgagctacttcgagctgctcattggacagcattactGTCAatgcctttgttcgttttatatcattttcaccctcgcaattgtttttgttgcattcgcagtgcactcgtattggtgattcagaaaagatgtgacaaagatggcgtagcttgtcatccccgtgctTTTGACTCACTCACTAGCTCACTCACAAGTTAATGAGACAAAAGACTCActttacacggttagaaaaaggTACCTAAATAAAAAAGATGTTCtagggtaaagtgaccaatagtggacccccaaccaatagtggaccctccagccatttttgcattattactgcacaatgtcaacattttgctatgaaattctaccgggagaacctaccttacagtcctatgatttgattacatgcgttggaaatgctatggaaagtcaaattagatgattttttacaattttataaaaaataaacacgagagtgtccattataggaatattttggggaagaagaacgtcccgaaacgggacatgaaaatcaaatgaagtgtcgactatagggaagcaatttcctattatggacccccagggggtctactatagggcgaattcagttagactttaaaatgttaatttcaacgaataacgtcgcatagttgggtgttttatgtatgtatcgtgaagaggggatgcagagcttgttgttagatatcaagcagtgttaatattttgaaaatttctaagccgtatgataggaagagcaaaattccgctactagggggtccactattgggcttTTTACCCTATATTAACGCTTccatattgtcggcgtagcaccaacttagaattcggaagtcgggacttccgaaccgaactttcttccgaagttttatctgtcaaactaattgatgcgttgtttagcgcatctttaggcgaatccagcgcactatatccgaagttgggaaagttgcctgtatctggagaaaaatccaacttcggtataaaaagcggtataaatttattccggaaaCACAATACTAACGGcaacagaatcgctgtcgccgaGCGATAGAATcacgtcgcgactgtcgcgtcgcgtgcagaggagcgacatccaattttttttactatggattttgacaggtttgcctgttcgttcttttttggaggataaatttatcccccagtgtcaaatgaccccaatactgatttattttgcaatagtatgtgcgtgaattttgaatgtttacgtttttacaggagaatatgatgcaaaacgcccataccactcaataatgcaacatgatacaatcatgagaaaatagagaaaaaattaacgaaatatcaattaaaacaattttacacttgattccatgcttcaaacttaagaatgttcaacttatttgctcaattatttAGAATGCTAGTTTCACAAGGTACTGTCAatgcctttgttcgttttatatcattttcaccctcgcaattgtttatggtgcattcgcagtgcactcgtattggtgattcagaaaagatgtgacaaagatggcgtagcttgtcatccccgtggtcgcgtgtgtttgggggaaccttcaTATTtccacacggttagaaaaaagtacctaatattaggtacttttcactcaaatcgggggttcagtgtgggaacctaaaattaagtaattttttcttgaaattaagtaaaattcacttaatattaaataaaatgtacttaattttaaatagaaactaaccaaaagttaggtaaatttcactcaacttttgtaaacatgagattactcaacgttgggttcccacactttaatgcccttgttgagtggttttgctcttcattttatgacaacaaacgAAAGAGGgaaggagatgcaagagaaaaaaagtacctaaaattaggtacttttttctaaccgtgcatGTGggaaaggcaaactacctagtgccagaaaagtcatttcaatcaaatttgggttattggcccacaCGCTAACCTGGAGCTACCCAGaattatgtcaaagtgacccaAATTCAGCAAAACCGTGGTTACTCTAATTTGGGTTCGGGTACCTAAACTCAAATCTGGGTAACAGTACAAGCGAAAAAATCTGGGTATCCGGTACCCAGCTCTTTTCGCTCCAGAATATTGTTATTgtataaaaaatgttaaaaaattcaGTTTCCCCCGGTTTCCCCCAACGTATATCATTTGCCGGCTGTGCCGACAATGCTCCGCCTTGATAAATTTAACCATTCTTACCTTATTTTTGCTGCATACAACGAAAAATTCCAACATTTTCTCCGGAATACAACGTCGGCGCCATGTTGCTGTATTCGAAAATGTTTAAGTCCCCATTTACCCAGATTTCGGGTTCGTCTGACTCAGATCCATTTTGTTGACATACCCAGATTTTGACAACCGCTAATATCGAAAAAATCCGGGTAAAATCGACCCGGCCACTGGGTTGTTTCAGATTAGCGTGCAAACTACGGGTTTGAGTGAAAACAACTTACTTtcgggtagttttggtttttagTGTAATTTGTATATCTCTCTCTCTACCAGACCAGTCAGTCAGAATCTGAGAGTCAGAATGTGTGATGTGAAGATTgttcgcattttttttaaattttagaacagaaaatgaaactaCAAAGGTTCTTGAAAGCTGCTCTGAGTGATGGATAATATCAATAAAATTGGCTTAGATAAATGTTCTTATTTTCATGTTCTGTTAAGTAAGTATTCTTCATAAAAtaggagtaaattataaaaaatatatctttataGGTGTTTCTATATCTCATATACGGAAGACGGTCGTAGAAGTGAGACCATGTCAAGAACACAATTTGTTCTATATGGCAAACAATTATTATTGCCAAGTCATTTGGAACGGGAGAATGAAAGGTaatagggtaaccaacttgatttggaccctcctggcgacagttttctgatttctgaactaagaacaatgccgctgctaattcccccattggcttcaggaaattactattgttcagcatctgtttcactggtttcccgtgcaaaaaaagcga
Encoded proteins:
- the LOC134209447 gene encoding tRNA (guanine-N(7)-)-methyltransferase, whose protein sequence is MDQVGVAPSSISPSAPTKLPQKRFYRQRAHSNPIADHTFDYPAHPDDYDWSQHYPTIGDRLVEFADIGCGYGGFLVTLGEMYPEKIAVGMEIRVKVSDYVMDRVLALRKLNEGQYQNIACIRTNAMKYLTNFFRKGQLEKMFFLYPDPHFKKAKHKWRIINSALLSEYSYVLRQGGLIYTITDVKDLHEWMCKHIEQHPAFVRLTDDEVKGDVLSEKLLDSSEEGKKVTRNKGDKFVAIFRKI